GGATATAAGATACTTGTCAATCCCAAGAGGCCATCAATCATCCAAGATTTCTTTCagagataaaatttaataatccAAGCGATTAAAAAAGTTGTCCGCTTGTATGCAACACCACAAATAACCCAAAAAATTTTATGCTGATATTGCAAGTTGATAGAAAAATTATCCGGTCCAGTTGACAATAACCAAAATGAATGAAAGGCATATTTCAAACATAGATACCAGCTGTCACAGAACCCCCGGGTGAATTTATGAACAATTTAATCTCCTTTTTTTGGTCTTCTGCATCCAGAAGTAAGAGCTGGCTGATAATCAAATCAGCAGTCATGGTATCCACCTAGTGATTGCACAAAAAAATGATCAAGAAAATGCGAAATTAATAAGCAACAAGCAACAGGTCATAATCATTCTGATATCTCATAATTGCAGATGGAATATAATATTCAAAACTCACAAACAACAACATAATTAAACCAGTGTTCTCGTCCTACATCTTCTGAAAAGCTAAAAGAAATACTGAATCTATATTTCATACTCTATGTAGTAATAGCATGTTTATTAATTTGACAGAAGCTGAAAATTGACTTAAAACTAAGCCCTATCCATGTGTACcagtttaaaaatgataattcAATCATTGCTTTCCAAAATATCATCTTGTTATAGACTATAAAGCATGGATACATAAACTATACATTATGAATACGACAACATAGACACTGTAATCAATGTGTTCAATATATTTCTTATAATTTTACAAAATCAAAAGATATTCTGTACAGAGATAATCTATGATCATTGCTTATAAGAAGCTTGACTTTTATCCATATAAATAAAAcaatcagaagaaaaaaaaaacttaaaaccgATGTGCGAAACTAAAAGGAGACCAGTGACTACTCACATCAAATTGTCATGTACATATAATAAGTTAACATAAGCCTAGGTGATACGTGCCTTAGTATGTTTTAATGTATCCACTGTGTCCAAATGTATCCAACATGAATGAGAAATGGAAACAACAACATTTTCAAAATAAATTCCTAAATTAATGTCCTCTAGACAACTCGCCATACTTGTCTACTGAAACTTTATCATTAAAAGGCAATAAGACAATCCCACCCTTAAGCATTAATACTAATGATTGGCTGAGTCTGCTGAGCCGAGACTTGACCTGCTAAGCTAGGCCTTCCCCTGCTCTCCCTCTTtcctcttgcacttttatgagtTCTTCTCCTTATGATCCAACCTACACACACTCCTTATTTTTAAATGCACAATGTTGCTTTGCCTGTCTAAAAGTTATTTTGGAATATGATCTCAGTTGAAGAATGTAGAAACGTGGTTGATTGATCCTTTTGTGATTGAAAGAATGAGCTTTGTCATTAGGAAGAGATTAACACTTTAGCCACTTCATTCCAGTCTTTTTCACTTTCAACAGTTCCTGTTCAAGAAAATGTCTCCTTGTGTCCTTTTAGGTAAGGATCTTTTTCATTGAGACATCAAAATTCCTGTCCTAGTTAATTATGTGCTACATCTAATTAATTCTGATGAAGTGGTTCTCGTGTGTCAGGATAAATTTTTTGCACATTACTTTGCTTTTATTTAACTGTCACCCATGCAGTCCATGAGAGTCATGTTTCGACAGTTTCTCTGCCTTCTCTAGATATGTTTCATCATTTGCTTACAAGAAGGTGGCATAAACTTATTCAATCAATTCTCATATAGTCTAAATGCAAAGGTGCAAACATTATTGCTGTGTGGTTAAACTCAAACAGGGAATTCCACTTCACGATTTCCTCCATTGAAAAAAAGCTATCCAAATGAACCAAATTCATACCAGCCCTAGTATCTATCTGCATGCAACAATAGAGTAATTCGTCCTACTAGATCAGTGACCCAATTGCTCTTGCTCATATTCGCACTCACACATTATTTAGGTGTACATGTATCGATCTCCGGTCCCGTTTCTCGAGCCAACATCAACAAGCTTAATCTTCCAAAGTATTTCGCACAATACGAATAAATCCAAATGATAAAAGTGAGGAAGCAGAACACTGAGCTGGAAATTTAGCCATAATCACTACCAAATTACACAAGCTAAAAGACTAGGGTAGAGAGTAACGAACAGAATTGCTCACAAAACTTGCCATACGAAACGAAATATGCACAATAACAGAAAAAGAAGTCAATTTTCTCTCTGATTGttcaaataatacaaaaaaaagggACTTCAGCTGCGCTTAACGAGCTACTTGGAAGAAAGATATTACAGAATCAGATGAAATAAGAGAGAAACGGAGAACCTGGGAGCCCAAGAAGACGATGCGCTGCCGGAGGAGCGTGTTGGTGGTATCCATCTCCTCGAAACGCGGCATCCGAAAAGCCCCCGGTACCGAACCCGAGAGATCCCACCCCTCCGACAGGGTCCGCCGGCGGCCCAAAGCGGCGGCGGCTCGAAGGGGGGGGCGAGTTTGCCTCCTCGGCGGGGCCACCGCGAGCCGGCGGGGAGACGAGGAGGGGAAGAGAAACCCATGCGGGAATAGAGAGGAGGCGGAGGATATGAGCTTGTCGGAAGGCGAAGCAGAAGACGAGACGGCCACGATGGTCTCCATCTTTGCTCCCTTTCTCCCTTCTATGCGAGCCAACGAAGCAGCAAAGGGAATCAATCCGTAGGCAAACAAATAGATGTGGCCTACACCGTTACTGGGTTGGGTTGGGCCGTTTCGGCCCATAATTTGGTTCCATCGCAAAATAAGGTAACAATTTTATTTGGGACGAATACTTGGgaaaaaaaactttttctttttgGAATTTCCGACGTCACGCTCGAAATTTtcctaaataattatttttttatattcaatTTGCATCTATGTCGGTTGCGTCCTCCGTCTCCCCTTTACCTAGCTTGCCGTCCATAGTTTCTATCGTTACTCTCATCGAAACTTAGCAAGAGATGATTAACCTTCGCGCGAGGATTATAGTGAAGAGGGACGACTAGTCTTATTATAGACACAAAGGATGACCTTATATACTAAAAGGGGGTTATAGGCTACCCGCTCGAGGGTTGTGGGCAATAGCTCTAACATTATAATGGGTTTGACgagaaaaaaaatagtaaaataattttttaaatgattttttAAAGTAAAATTCTCTGAAAAAATTATGAATAGCAgactttttttttgaaaaatcgcgatttatttattcattaacaattttattttgttcaaaaaaataaatatattattaatgactCCACACGAGCAAAGGACTCCGCACTCCGCACGAACGAAGGAATCTTCTGGAGAAGGAACCGAGTACACActataaataatatcgaaaagggGTGAGGCGCCCATCGAAGACGCGCCGCCGTCGCTAGGGTTCTTCTTGGTGTCGATCGTCTATCGTCTTCTTCCACCTCTGGTTCTCTGATTCTCTGATTCTTTTGTTTCGTTCCGGTATGCTCGGATCCCCTTGTTTCAGCGCTTgttaattggttattggttttagAGCTGCTTGATTTATGGTTTTAGATACACATGAGAGGTTCTTGAAATATTTGGATCGTTTGAACGGGAGATCGTGCAGACTTTTTGATGTTGGATGCAGTTTGTAGTTACCCATGTTCAATCACGTAGGGCGTTTGGAGCCCTAGATTCTTAACCTAGAAATATTTCATGTTTTTGATTTAGCCAAGTCCACGAAGAGTATCTGTTAATTACATATGTGTTCTTTAACGTGCATTAGCATATAGTACAACTACTTGGGAGCAAAATCCGGATTTCGTCGTGCTGTTTTAGGAATCTTCTGGAGGCATGTACTAGACGGGTTTTGTGTTTCCATGTTAGCATAGTTAAGTAACAGGGGAAGAAATTTAACCTAACTATGATTTTGGTTGTTTATTAAATTTCTATTTGCTTGCACATTGACATGCTGAATGTTCTCTCGAAGAACTATTTTGTTTAAATTGATTTTATATAGTGAATTATCTTTTATATAGCGTTCAGTATGATCAATGACATTTTCCTTCCTTTCACTTTTGTCCCcctttttttttggttttctttggcaTCTGGCAGATTGTTTCTATAACATGATAATGAGCGACTAACAAATTACATGGTTACGTTACGTGATATCAAAATGTGTTCTTGGGTCAAAAACAAACTAGCGAGGTGCATCTTCTACTTGTTTCATGGCAGAGAATTAAGATCCATAGATGGCATGAATAGATGTGGCCTACACCGCAATGGGTTTGGTTGGGTCATTTCGGCCCATGATTTGGTTCCTCGCTGTAGTCAGTATTTTTGTCACTTTTCTGTAGCAGATTGCCTTTTGCAGGATGTTCGGCAACTGCAATAGCTTATATCTTTATTTATATAACCACTGCTAGTGGGTTATGGTTCATTGATATGTTGGACCAGATATTACTGATTATGTTCGGACATCATTTTAACTCTGTGATTTGCTTAAGCAAACAGAAGATTTGTTTAGATGAAAAGGAATTCTTAAATTAGCTTTTTTTAAGCAAAATTCATTTGACTAAAATATTATTACTTAGTTGTGTTTGTTTATGATAACCTACAGCCAGATTTGTTAAGCTTTTTCCCTATGCATATAATATGTTTGTTTCAGGGGTCATCTCTTGATTCCCTGTTGACTTCATTTAGCAAgttctcaaaattatcaatttgcACAACAATTTTTAGGCCTTATTCTTAAATTATTTCTCATGATCTATTTGTATACTGGATTCAGTTGAATAGGATGAGAGGCAGAAGCTACAGTTGCAGTCCGTCACCACCAAGGGGTTATGAGAGAAGAGGACGTAGTCCGAGCCCTAGAGGTCGCTATGGTGGGCGTGGTAGAGATCTCCCAACCAGCCTTCTAGTTAGGAATCTTCGCCGTGACTGCAGGTTTGTTGTTCACAATTGATTACTTGATGCTAAGAAAGGTCCATGCTGCAAATGACACTACTTTCtggtcttttttatttttgatatatatTACCCATTATATTCAGGTTCGTTTCTGTCTATCTGAAAGCaattctgtgatgaaaattttctgTTTGCATTTTGCATTAATCAACATTTTTATTAAGGATCGTTTCAAAGCGTTAGCttgaggtcttatcatttggctcTTTTTTTTAGATCTTCCATTTTTGGTTGTTACCATCTTGAAATTGGGACTTTTGATGATTCACAGAGTAGTCTGTTAAAGGTGTGCatgtaaatttttttcttttctggtgTTCCAAATAGTTGAGCTGGTAAATTCGgggaaaaaaaatgatgatgttTGGATGCCTCATAAAATCAGCAAAAGTCAGAATATTGTGCTTGTGAATTCTTTCCTTCTATTGTTGTAAGAATTTGACCCGTTTTTATTGGATCGATATGTATTGTCTAATAAATGGTGCTTCATGATTTGCAGACCTGAGGACCTCCGTAGGCAGTTTGGGCAATTTGGTCCACTGAAGGATATCTATCTGCCGCGTGATTATTACACTGGGTAAGTGGGACCTTTTGAGTCTTCTGTTTATTATAAATGATGACCGTCTGAGGATGAACAGCCTAATCCTGATGCAATTTGAATTTTTGCTGACCATTTTATCAAGCAACTTTGTAAACATTTGATGACTGTAGCAATGTATAACAACAACCTATGTAATAAACCATTGGCTCACAAGCTTTTTTCTGGTGACCTTTATTCTTTGTACTCTATGCCCTTCTTAATTATATGTTGATTTTTTATTAAGGCTGTTGAGCTCAACAGTGAATTAAGAGTCTGAAGACACAAGTCAAATCTTGAGAGTTATGTTGAAGAGAATGTAAATAAATGAAGATAGTGGCTAGTGAGGGAAGGAAGTGGGTTTCAGGTTAACTTTTTGAAGATGTCAAGTCTTGGAAGGATTTGAAGTCATCTATAAACGTGAAAGGTCAGCAGCTGAGTGCGTGCTTTAACTTGAATTATTTGAAACTTCAACATTTGCATGGAGCCTTTTGGGCATCcaagatattttctttatttatgAACCTTTGATATTTTTCAGGCATGTGATGATGTAGAAATTATTGttaatgattgtcatcataattgCAGTTGCCCTACAATATGATCACTGCATCAGAATTTTATTAATACTGTGTGGGTTTTCTCAGAGAGCCACGAGGGTTTGGGTTTGTCCAATATGTCGATCCGGCTGATGCAGCTGACGCTAAGTATCACATGGACAGGCAAGTTCTTCTTGGCAGAGAATTAACCGTCGTATTTGCAGAGGAGAACAGAAAAAAGCCTTTGGAGATGAGGGCAAGACAAAGAAGGTATGTTGAGTCTAAATCTCAGCCTTCAAAGTTTTACTTGAAATTTTTGGTGGATTAATTATCCAGTCCATTTTTGGTTGATTTCTGAAGTGCTAACGTCCGATTCCCCAGTTTTGAGTGCTGATACTTTTTGGAATTTATTAATATTATACAGTAGGTTAAATCCCTTCGCCGCATGTTCTTTGCATCATTTCTAGTCTTGCTTGCTTGTGTTTAATTGGCAAGCTGTGCTGTGTGATTAGGCATCCACATTGTCCAAAATGACTCAGTTGAAGTgctgattataatattttttgttgtTTGGTAGGGGTCGTGATCATCGAAGATCACCTCGACACCCGCGGTCTCCTCGCTATTCCCACTCCCGATCTCGCTCACCGCAATGTTCTCGACCAGCACGTGGTAGATTCCGCTCTCAGAGCCATAGTTATGATTCTCCTTCGCCAAATCACAGGCATCATTCAAGGTAACATGATCATTTATGGTGGTTAGGATCGAGTCTTCCAGATCTTGTTATCTTTGAAGTTGTGATTTCCTGTCAATAGGTCTGTTTCACCCCGCAATGGAAAGCCGAACCCGGAGAGGTCATGTTCCCACTCACCTCCAGGCAGCAGATCACGAAGTAGGAGTCCTGGAGATTTACCGGAGTAAGCCATCGCCCAGAGAAAGGTCTCTTTTGGAGCTACTAGTAAAGCAGATCGAGTAGTATGTGCGGTGTTACTGGCAGCATAGTTTAGTTACAACTGGTAGATGGACACCTGCTGTGGCGAACAGCACTTGGATTGTTTCCTTAGCTGAATGTTGCGGACCTGATTGAAGTTTAGTGGACTCGCTACAATCGTTGGTAGTGTGGGTTTGAACATTTGATGCATCCCTCCAATTAGATTGAATTTACAAGTGTTTAGCTTTTCCTGTTTCACATTCTTGTCTTGCACGCAATTTTGCGTTAATATATGTTTTTGACTCACTCCAGTTTCTTTCCCATGGCTTTAAGCCGGTCTGACCTTTTTCTGGTCATAACTCGGCATTTGACTTCGACTTAGCACCCAACATTTGAGAATTATCATCTTTTTAACCAATGCTGGATTTGAAATCGGTCGGTGTGCGACAATTCAAAGGATCAATAATTCTTGCGTTCAAACGAAACTCAAAGAGTTCGTCTTCTGCCGTATTATAATTCCTGCCTGCTTCAGTCAGTTTTTGCCTCGTACTATTCATCGGGAGGTAAGATGAAACATAAACGAAGCAGTAGTGAAGGTGCAGAGATGTGTAATAAACTGGTAAAGCTATGAAATGTGTGAGACTTGCACTGTTTCCTATTTGAAGATTTGAGGCTCAACATAGATCTCGCGAGGAAAACTTTTCCCTTCTAATTAGAAAATCAAAGTCAAATTTATTATTCTCCCACAGGTTTTAGGTTTTAATCGATCCACCCACAGGTTTAGGTTTTAATCGATAGATCTCTTACGGTATGAATCTGATATTTGACTGCAAAGCAACAGGAAAGGGTCAGACCGAGAGTCCCTCGTCGCACAAGTTTCCTCTTGCTTTTTGACTTGTATCCATCTCGCCGTCCTTGTTAAAGCGCCTCCGACTCGTAGTAGCTTTGACCCTCACCGTATGCTTGTGGCGTGGACGGCAGACTTTACAGCGCGGGCGACCTGCCACTCCATCCCATACGACAATCCCATACTTCCTAtttcctttctctcttctttGAACCTTGTCGACAGATCCAAGGATGACGCAGCTTCTGAGAAGACGCGTCTTGACTTATTTGAATTAAAAGAGACGATGAGGCCTGTCGGTTGATGGCAGTTGAGAGAGAGACGCAGAAGAAGAAGGAGGTCTTCTTGCGTCTTTCATGGTGTGCGTCTGTGTGGAGACTCGGTGAGAGTGATAGAGAGTATAATAAACATATGATGCAATTAAATAAGGAACGAGAACAGCTGTTCTTCTCCTGTTGCCAAGCTGGGGGATGCTCTCGGTGTCCATCTCTCagtcatccatccatccatctgttGGCTGATCTCCTCTTTTATCAACAACGACAGTGTCAACGGACTTACCGCCACTTGCTGTTGACTCTCTGCATCGCCGACTTCACCCCTGTCCCCATCTGCATCTCATTTATCAGTGACACCGGGTGATGATGAAGGTCTCAGATCATGAATGAGGAATGAACCTACCACTACTACTAAACTAACCCAAATGGTGCTAGAGACTCCATGAAGCTACCACATAAAGATTACAAGGATCCAGGGTTGCTCTGGACCACTGTGTTAACTGTGTCAGATGTTCGTATCTTATGTGTATCTTTTGATCTTAATGCAGCCAGCCTTTGGTTGGGTCCATCTTAAATGATCATCCATGATTTACTATGAAGGGAGTACATGTGACACATGTAGCCATCTCATTCCTTCGAGATAATTAATCATAAGCATTCATGTGTCTGCACACAGCTATCAACTGTACCAacaactactctctctctctctctctctctctctctctctctctctctctctcatcacgaAATTACTGCAAGAAACTATTCTTTTCACCTCTCATAACAATTCAAACACAACACGGTGATATATCAGATCTCCATTGTACACTGAAGCTTGAACTATCCAACCTAAACCAACCAAACCCACCTAAACCAAGATCATGGAGATCTTAATTAGCTTTATTGAATTTAGTGTCCAGGTTTCAAGTTAATAACCCTTCCTCTTCGCACAACCTGTTCAGATACAGTGACTGCAAGCATCAGCTGATCCGCTGACTGCAACTATCTACTGCTTCGAATTCTTCCCTCTCTTtcagcttcaaaccaaccgacaccaactctctctctctctctctctctctttctctttctatatatatatatatatatatatatatatacatattgacAGTGCCTATTCAAAAACAAATCTGGTGTCTATCCATTTGAACAGTACGCACCAATGTGAGAATCTCTCCTATTCTATTTGCTGCTTTTAATGGCTGCAGGCGAATGGCTGAGGAACCGATGGTTAGCTTTCGGCGTGGGTAGTCCGCATTTGTTGGCTCCAAGAAGGTTAGTGTCGTcggttcatcttcttcttccttcgacCACATGGACGCCAGCTGCGTGCTGACACGCGCGTGCATGGCGAGTACGAGAGGTGGTACGGCCTCGTTTTAACTCAGGACCTGCGTACTTTCTTCGGACATGGGTGCAAGGAGTTCCAACGCGACAGTTGGACGTGACGGTGTGCTCGGCCCCTCCACTCCGGCAGCTGCAGTATAAAACTCCTCTTCCTGCTTGTCTTGTGATCACCTAATTAAAGTGCATGCCTTTTTCTACTCCGAGCTCGAAGCTGGCTGTTCATGAACTGGTGGCGAGTGGGTTGACCGCCGAATGCTAATCTGAATCCATGCACAGTTTTCTCAGGGTGGTTGAACTTGGGAGAATTGGGAATGGTGAGTGCCTTCTCTgagtattgttgttgttattattagatTTAAGATGAGTTTGTCACGTCTCATTAAATATGCATTTAATTAGGCACTGCATGTTTTCTTGGCCACCAGCTGGAAAATGGTTCAGTTCCTGTCCACTTTTAAGGTCATTCTGGGATCGCTATCCAATGGTTGGCAGGGAAGCAGACTAATAAAAGAACAGCATGCCTGCATGCATGCTGCTGCGCTTTAATTAAGCTAAGCAGCAGATTCGTGCACATAGTTTAGCAATGTTGTGGTAGGATCCATGGCCACATACTCACATTTCATGCCACTCCTGAATGCATGACATGATCAACAACTCACAATGTTTGGTGCTATGAGTTTTGACTCTGAATTCAAGAGTATTCTTTGAGTTTTACTGCTGCATCAAGCAGATGTGGAAGAGATTGCATTGACCTTGTCAAAACTCGCTTTTGACATGACCCAACTCTAGCTCGGGATTGAAGATTTTTCAGCCAGTGGAAGGATTCAATGTCTGGGTAGAGGTAGCAGGGTTGAGATGTTGAATAGTATTAAGGTTGGTCTTCAGTTCAACCCAGTCTGCAATCCTGCTAcaaatcttctctctctctctctctctctgtgtcacaTCCAATCTTCAACTTGAGTTTGGATAGACATGCAGAAGTATTGTGGAATTTTAGGTTCGACTTCGAATAAATATCAAATTGACTGACGACCGCATTGTAAGAGTGATGAAGTCGCTACGAATTGCAGGAAATCAAAACCACTAGTttctcctcctttatcctctTCAGTAAACGAGGCCACCTCGAAAAGATTAGACGACGTCCAAATGCTTCATCTCTCCACGCGTTTACTCACCCCACAAGCAAATCAATGTCAACCCACATGTCACCTGAGCCTTGACGTCACGGTGGAGGCAGTGTATGCCAAACCTAGTGGTGGTGGGTGAACCGAGGGTGTGTTTCCCAGTGGACAAGGTCAGAAGGTGAGAATGAAGAACTGCGTCGCTGTGAGGAATCCTTCAACCCTGAGTGTGTGACTTCTGTCCGAGACGAAGACCTCCACTCAGTCACAAAGCGACTGCAGGTTTACATCCGAGCCAGTGGTGAGGCCGATCGATCGGATGCGTGCATTCAAACATGATGCAGATCCTGCAAGCCATGTCAAGTCCCATGAAGAGGTCTAAAAGACGATCACCAAGCAATCCTACCCGATTGGAATCAGTCTTTAGAGGCTGAGGACTACCTGCTACCTGCTTACTAGTTTAGTTCTTTGATGTGCGTGTCCTAACCACACAGAATAAAGAGTCGAGAGGCTCATCGAGCTGCTTTTGGTGCAGCAGTTCCTGACAGAGCTGCAGAGCTGTCTGTCCCACAAGCCACATAAGCTATTGAGCTTTCTTTGGGTTGGATTGGATTAAGTTTCATTGCAGCTTCAAGATCTAATTCTGCTCTGTTTATGTAGCAGCTACCTCATCAGTTAACAGTGACTGCCAATGACAAGTTTTTATAGTACTGTGTGGATCAGAGTTGAAATTGTATCCATTACTTCAGTAAGAAGGATGATAGACGCCCAACTGGGACTCTCG
Above is a genomic segment from Musa acuminata AAA Group cultivar baxijiao chromosome BXJ3-4, Cavendish_Baxijiao_AAA, whole genome shotgun sequence containing:
- the LOC103981362 gene encoding serine/arginine-rich SC35-like splicing factor SCL33, yielding MRGRSYSCSPSPPRGYERRGRSPSPRGRYGGRGRDLPTSLLVRNLRRDCRPEDLRRQFGQFGPLKDIYLPRDYYTGEPRGFGFVQYVDPADAADAKYHMDRQVLLGRELTVVFAEENRKKPLEMRARQRRGRDHRRSPRHPRSPRYSHSRSRSPQCSRPARGRFRSQSHSYDSPSPNHRHHSRSVSPRNGKPNPERSCSHSPPGSRSRSRSPGDLPE